A single region of the Arsenicicoccus dermatophilus genome encodes:
- a CDS encoding 6-phosphofructokinase yields MNAAVRAAVRTALHLGAEVFAIYEGYQGMVDGGDGIRQVGWDDVGNVLHRGGTMIGTFRSKDFREREGRMAAARHLLERGIDRLVVIGGDGSLSGLDLFRARWPSWSPDRGSTYATWLGRPPTPRPCTRVRSVSAHRVSRDCFVSSWSALTTWTARSTDMTSSNR; encoded by the coding sequence ATGAACGCCGCGGTCCGAGCAGCCGTGCGCACCGCCCTGCACCTGGGCGCCGAGGTCTTCGCGATCTACGAGGGCTACCAGGGCATGGTCGACGGCGGCGACGGCATCCGGCAGGTCGGCTGGGACGACGTGGGCAACGTCCTGCACCGCGGCGGCACGATGATCGGCACCTTCCGCAGCAAGGACTTCCGCGAGCGGGAGGGCCGTATGGCGGCGGCCCGGCACCTGCTCGAGCGCGGCATCGACCGGCTGGTGGTGATCGGCGGGGACGGCAGCCTCAGCGGGCTGGACCTCTTCCGGGCCCGCTGGCCGAGCTGGTCGCCCGACCGCGGATCGACATACGCCACATGGCTCGGGAGACCGCCGACGCCCAGGCCCTGCACGAGGGTGCGTAGCGTCAGTGCGCACAGGGTGAGCCGCGACTGCTTCGTCTCCTCCTGGTCGGCCTTGACGACCTGGACTGCTCGTAGCACCGACATGACCAGCTCGAACAGGTAG